The Faecalibacterium prausnitzii genome includes a window with the following:
- a CDS encoding MurR/RpiR family transcriptional regulator, translating into MSEARMMGSLADRLLSFVSTTPERDANYDIAVTLLKHYPQLKGMTLGQIANLCYTSKASISRFCRFLGMDSFKAFQAWLEQDFTMRTDYSRQFYTMLHNNQEMAIGSYRDTLISNIYATITPENAEVIPDIVRVLHGCGKAAYFSHHFLWDIGHYFQSKMMIMGRYVELFMDYAAQLECARSLTENDFAIICSVGGSYPTRYPDICNAIISSGCKVLVITQNLASPYLNTADFILQCGTTNRNDVGKYAALMANDLIVMGYMQAYDKAFQ; encoded by the coding sequence ATGAGCGAAGCAAGAATGATGGGTTCTCTGGCAGACAGGCTGCTCAGTTTTGTGAGCACCACACCCGAACGGGACGCAAACTATGATATCGCAGTGACTCTGCTCAAGCATTACCCCCAGCTCAAAGGGATGACTCTCGGCCAGATCGCGAACCTGTGCTATACCTCCAAGGCGTCCATCTCACGGTTTTGCCGCTTTCTGGGGATGGACAGTTTCAAAGCGTTCCAGGCCTGGCTGGAACAGGACTTCACCATGCGGACCGACTATTCCCGACAGTTCTACACCATGCTGCACAACAATCAGGAAATGGCCATCGGTTCCTATCGCGACACGCTGATCAGCAACATCTATGCTACCATCACGCCTGAAAACGCCGAAGTCATCCCCGACATTGTGCGGGTGTTGCACGGCTGCGGCAAGGCGGCCTATTTCTCCCACCACTTTTTGTGGGACATCGGCCACTACTTCCAAAGTAAAATGATGATTATGGGCCGCTATGTCGAGCTGTTCATGGATTATGCCGCTCAGCTGGAGTGCGCCCGCAGCCTGACCGAAAACGACTTTGCCATCATTTGCAGCGTGGGCGGCAGCTACCCGACTCGTTACCCGGACATCTGTAACGCAATCATTTCCAGCGGCTGCAAGGTTCTGGTCATCACCCAGAACCTTGCCAGCCCCTATTTGAACACCGCCGATTTCATCCTGCAATGCGGCACCACCAACCGCAACGACGTGGGCAAATATGCAGCCCTCATGGCCAACGACCTGATCGTCATGGGCTATATGCAGGCATACGATAAAGCGTTCCAGTAA
- a CDS encoding ChbG/HpnK family deacetylase has product MKRLLIRADDLGYSEGINCGIAAAVAAGLVRSVGVMTNMPAAVHGLGLLYGRPLCLGQHTNICVGRPLTDPARIPSLCTPEGEFKPSRAYREAAKEGRDFVVLDEAIEEIEAQYRQFKALTGREPSYFEGHAVASANFFQGLEIVAQRHGLPYFAMGRPGEAVTFRHTKVYAYMPRDFKAYETDPFTGVQDAVANAHEGGCDLMVFHPGYIDAYLLDHSSMTTTRLRETSMLCRPEVRAWLAEQDVQLVTYDDLT; this is encoded by the coding sequence ATGAAACGATTACTCATCCGTGCTGATGACCTTGGCTACTCTGAAGGCATCAACTGCGGCATTGCGGCGGCGGTAGCAGCCGGACTGGTGCGTTCAGTGGGGGTGATGACAAATATGCCCGCAGCTGTCCACGGACTGGGGCTGCTGTATGGCCGCCCCCTTTGTCTAGGGCAGCACACCAACATTTGTGTGGGCCGGCCATTGACTGACCCCGCTCGCATCCCCAGTCTCTGTACGCCGGAAGGAGAGTTCAAACCCAGCCGCGCCTACCGAGAGGCCGCCAAAGAAGGCCGTGACTTTGTGGTGCTGGACGAGGCGATCGAGGAGATTGAAGCCCAGTATCGCCAGTTCAAAGCCTTGACCGGCCGCGAACCGAGCTATTTTGAGGGACACGCAGTGGCCAGCGCCAATTTCTTTCAGGGATTGGAAATCGTTGCCCAGCGGCACGGCCTGCCCTACTTTGCGATGGGCCGTCCCGGCGAGGCAGTAACCTTCCGCCACACCAAAGTGTACGCCTATATGCCTAGAGATTTTAAGGCATACGAGACCGACCCCTTTACGGGCGTACAGGATGCGGTGGCAAATGCTCACGAGGGCGGGTGTGACTTGATGGTCTTCCATCCGGGTTATATCGATGCCTATCTGCTGGACCATTCCAGCATGACGACCACCCGTTTACGAGAAACTTCTATGCTCTGCCGGCCCGAGGTACGCGCCTGGCTGGCGGAGCAGGATGTTCAGCTCGTCACTTACGATGATTTGACTTAA
- a CDS encoding PTS transporter subunit EIIC: MTDNKKIAEQVLAAVGGAANLKDATHCMTRLRLYLKDDSLPKDDEVKKISGVLGVVRGGQQYQIVIGTNVPKVYEELCKLAGISASAAVKDDAAAVQDAAITKRKLTPKQVGKNIMGYLAGCMTPMIPVLLAGGLFRAVNSIFGPDLLGLYTLESNLYILFDFLYDAAFYFMPILVGYNAAKQLGVNGMLGSFIGSVLMVPDFAAFATNGQTFTVFGIPATVTNYAQTVLPVMLSVPLFCLIYKLVKKFMPDLLTSVFTPFFSLIISMPFILCLLAPLGTIVGNAISGGLAWFGMTTGWFGVAVIAALWEFLVMSGMHLALMMPMMADFFETGIISGPMNAGNFATWACFGVALGAALRLKNKDDRSTSFAAFASGILGGVTEPTLYGICFRFTRCFVTMAVGGFVGGAIAGIFDLKGYAMTSPNFLSLLGYVGGTNANIVVGVVASFASLIVAAVLTYLFGFSQKDLESV, encoded by the coding sequence ATGACAGACAATAAAAAGATCGCCGAGCAGGTTCTGGCGGCGGTAGGTGGAGCGGCCAATCTCAAGGATGCCACCCATTGCATGACACGCCTGCGCCTGTATCTGAAAGACGACAGCCTCCCCAAAGACGATGAGGTGAAAAAGATTTCCGGTGTGCTGGGTGTTGTGCGCGGCGGCCAGCAGTACCAGATCGTGATCGGCACCAATGTTCCGAAAGTGTATGAGGAACTGTGCAAGCTGGCAGGCATCAGCGCCAGCGCCGCCGTCAAGGATGATGCTGCTGCCGTCCAGGATGCCGCCATCACCAAACGGAAGCTGACCCCCAAGCAGGTGGGTAAGAATATCATGGGCTATCTGGCAGGCTGTATGACCCCCATGATCCCGGTGCTGCTGGCCGGAGGCTTGTTCCGTGCTGTCAACTCTATCTTTGGCCCCGACTTGTTGGGACTGTACACCCTGGAGAGCAACTTATATATCCTGTTTGATTTCTTGTACGATGCGGCGTTTTACTTTATGCCTATTCTGGTGGGTTACAATGCCGCCAAACAGCTGGGTGTCAACGGTATGCTGGGTTCTTTCATCGGCAGTGTTCTAATGGTGCCCGATTTCGCGGCTTTTGCCACCAACGGTCAAACGTTCACGGTCTTTGGCATCCCTGCTACCGTGACCAATTACGCCCAGACTGTTCTGCCTGTTATGCTGTCGGTGCCCCTGTTCTGCCTGATTTATAAACTTGTCAAAAAGTTCATGCCCGACCTGCTGACGAGCGTTTTTACCCCGTTCTTCAGCCTGATTATTTCCATGCCCTTTATCCTCTGCCTGCTGGCACCTCTGGGTACCATTGTGGGTAATGCCATCAGCGGCGGTCTTGCCTGGTTTGGCATGACCACCGGCTGGTTCGGCGTGGCTGTCATCGCCGCTCTGTGGGAGTTCCTGGTTATGAGCGGTATGCACCTGGCTCTGATGATGCCCATGATGGCCGATTTCTTCGAGACCGGCATCATCAGCGGCCCCATGAATGCGGGCAACTTTGCGACTTGGGCATGCTTCGGTGTGGCTCTGGGCGCAGCGCTCCGCCTGAAAAACAAGGATGACCGCAGCACCTCCTTTGCAGCCTTCGCTTCTGGCATTCTGGGCGGCGTCACCGAACCCACTCTGTATGGCATCTGCTTCCGCTTTACTCGTTGCTTTGTAACGATGGCCGTTGGCGGCTTTGTGGGCGGCGCCATCGCCGGCATATTCGACCTCAAGGGATATGCAATGACCTCCCCCAACTTCCTGTCTCTGCTGGGCTATGTGGGTGGTACCAATGCCAACATTGTGGTTGGCGTGGTAGCCTCCTTTGCTTCTCTGATCGTGGCAGCTGTTCTGACTTATCTGTTTGGCTTTTCCCAAAAAGATTTGGAGAGCGTTTGA
- a CDS encoding glycoside hydrolase family 1 protein → MIFPTNFLWGASTSAFQVEGGYNEGGKGVATTDLGARRPGIADNKVAADHYHHWKEDVDLMAELGLKVYRMGFAWSRIMPDATCTPNPEGLAFYDRLIDYLLEKGIEPLVTLYHFECPQALVDAFGGWLDRKMIDAYLKYAEVCFTHFKGRVKRWVTVNEQLIATAAGIMNGNFEQDKQKNLQNIYQMSYHVSLAEHRAISLLRQIDPEAQIGPVCAIQVVYPQSSRSEDVLAAENAEELMEFYLLDLSVRGEYPPYVASYLKSHGLYPQTLPEDAAVLKASTPDFIGINYYFSICAKAKEGPVNYDQPPFWVSDAFDICDNPHLRKTEWMDKGIDPMGLHIGMRKVYNRYRLPMIVTENGMAYSETLGPDGQIHDPYRIEYLKEHIEQLAIMIDEGLPVFGYCPWSFVDVVSSHQGFAKRYGLVYVDRTETDPKQCARVKKDSFYWYQKVITNNGLTE, encoded by the coding sequence ATGATTTTCCCCACCAATTTCCTCTGGGGCGCGTCTACCAGCGCCTTTCAGGTAGAGGGCGGTTACAACGAAGGCGGCAAAGGCGTTGCCACCACCGATCTGGGGGCACGCCGCCCCGGCATCGCCGACAACAAAGTGGCCGCAGACCATTACCACCACTGGAAAGAGGACGTGGATCTGATGGCCGAGCTGGGCCTGAAGGTCTACCGGATGGGCTTTGCCTGGAGCCGCATCATGCCGGATGCCACCTGCACCCCCAACCCCGAGGGGCTGGCCTTTTACGACAGGCTCATCGACTATCTGTTGGAAAAAGGGATTGAACCGCTCGTTACTCTCTATCACTTCGAGTGTCCGCAGGCACTGGTGGACGCCTTCGGCGGCTGGCTCGACCGCAAGATGATCGACGCCTATCTGAAATATGCCGAGGTCTGCTTTACCCACTTCAAGGGCCGCGTCAAGCGGTGGGTCACAGTGAACGAACAGCTCATCGCCACCGCCGCCGGCATCATGAACGGCAACTTTGAGCAGGACAAGCAGAAGAACCTGCAGAACATCTACCAGATGAGCTATCATGTCTCGCTTGCCGAGCACCGGGCTATTTCGCTGCTGCGGCAGATCGACCCGGAAGCCCAAATCGGCCCGGTGTGTGCTATCCAGGTGGTCTATCCCCAGTCCAGTCGCAGCGAGGATGTTCTGGCTGCCGAGAACGCCGAAGAACTGATGGAGTTCTACCTGCTCGACCTGAGTGTCCGGGGCGAATATCCGCCCTATGTGGCCAGCTACTTAAAGAGTCATGGACTTTACCCCCAGACGCTGCCCGAAGATGCAGCCGTGCTGAAAGCCTCGACCCCCGACTTCATCGGCATCAACTATTATTTCAGCATTTGCGCCAAAGCCAAGGAGGGTCCCGTCAACTACGACCAGCCGCCCTTCTGGGTGTCGGACGCCTTCGACATCTGTGATAATCCCCACCTGCGCAAAACCGAGTGGATGGACAAGGGCATCGACCCGATGGGCCTGCATATTGGGATGCGCAAGGTCTATAATCGCTACCGTCTGCCCATGATCGTCACCGAAAACGGCATGGCCTATAGCGAAACACTAGGCCCGGACGGCCAGATCCATGATCCCTACCGCATCGAGTACCTCAAAGAGCACATCGAACAGCTGGCCATCATGATTGACGAAGGACTGCCGGTGTTCGGCTATTGCCCTTGGAGCTTTGTAGACGTGGTGTCCAGCCACCAGGGCTTTGCCAAACGATACGGCTTAGTCTACGTGGACCGCACCGAGACCGATCCCAAGCAGTGCGCCCGGGTGAAAAAGGACAGTTTCTACTGGTATCAAAAAGTGATCACCAACAACGGCCTGACAGAATAA